The following coding sequences are from one Triticum dicoccoides isolate Atlit2015 ecotype Zavitan chromosome 4A, WEW_v2.0, whole genome shotgun sequence window:
- the LOC119287512 gene encoding ubiquinone biosynthesis monooxygenase COQ6, mitochondrial-like, giving the protein MTPTPARASAAAAHALLRRTRCFAAANQIRTASRAFSSAPAGASEPQGPEKVAGDDELDVAIVGGGMVGLAVACALSNMPLTKHLRVAVIDSNPALKSMNYLKKDGIPDSRVSTVTPATISFFRDIGAWEHILQQRHAFFGKMQVWDYTGLGYTRYNARDVSKEYLGCVVENKVLCNSLLLRLQEQKEDIGKMVYPTRLVSLAFPSKSRNVGVAGLKPPSTEAEELRRSNLVKLDLSDGQTLYSKLVVGADGSKSNVRQIAGIKTTGWSYPQSAIICTVEHTAANDCAWQRFLPSGPIALLPIGDNFSNIVWTMSPEEASRHKSMSSEDFVMSVNRALDFGYGPHPNSSSLDHYVERLFSDFGGTAASTKECFEVPPRAIGLISERMAFPLSLMHSHDYVSKRLALVGDAAHTVHPLAGQGVNLGFGDAAALAKVISEGVSVGADIGDLSLLNRYETDRKAANIAMAAVLDGFQKMYSVDFGPLNVLRAAAFHGAQYISPLKKNIISYAMGDSKSPLFS; this is encoded by the exons ATGACGCCGACGCCGGCGCGCGCCTCCGCGGCCGCGGCCCACGCCCTGCTGCGCAGAACGAG ATGCTTCGCCGCGGCGAATCAGATCCGGACGGCCTCGAGGGCCTTCTCCAGCGCGCCGGCGGGAGCGTCCGAGCCGCAG GGCCCAGAGAAAGTCGCCGGAGATGACGAGCTTGATGTTGCTATCGTCGGTGGAGGCATGGTGGGCCTGGCTGTTGCTTGTGCACTCT CCAATATGCCATTGACCAAACACCTGCGAGTTGCCGTCATCGATAGCAATCCTGCATTGAAGTCAATGAATTATCTCAAGAAAGATGGTATACCTGATTCAAGGGTCAGCACTGTTACTCCTGCAACCATTTCCTTCTTCAGAG ATATTGGTGCATGGGAGCATATTCTACAGCAGAGACATGCTTTCTTTGGTAAAATGCAG GTGTGGGATTACACTGGACTGGGATACACAAGGTACAACGCAAGAGATGTGTCCAAAGAATATCTTGG ATGTGTGGTGGAGAACAAGGTGCTTTGCAACTCACTTCTGTTACGCTTACAG GAGCAAAAGGAAGACATTGGAAAGATGGTCTACCCTACCCGATTGGTGTCTCTTGCTTTCCCATCAAAGAGCAGAAACGTAGGAGTAGCAGGACTGAAGCCACCATCAACTGAGGCAGAGGAACTACGCCGTAGTAATTTGGTTAAACTTGACCTAAGTGATGGACAGACTTTATATTCAAAGTTGGTG GTAGGAGCAGATGGTTCCAAATCCAATGTAAGGCAGATTGCGGGCATAAAAACAACTGGTTGGAGTTATCCTCAGAGTGCGATTATCTGTACAGTAGAGCATACTGCAGCGAATGACTGTGCATGGCAGAGGTTTCTCCCTTCTGGTCCGATTGCCCTGCTTCCAATAGGCGACAACTTCAGCAATATAGTGTGGACAATGAGCCCAGAGGAGGCATCACGGCATAAGTCAATGAGCTCTGAAGATTTTGTGATGTCAGTGAACCGTGCATTGGATTTTGGTTATGGACCGCATCCCAACTCTAGTAGTCTTGACCATTACGTGGAAAGGTTGTTTTCTGACTTTGGAGGTACTGCAGCGTCTACGAAAGAATGCTTTGAAGTACCACCAAGGGCAATTGGGCTGATCTCAGAGAGAATGGCATTTCCATTGTCACTGATGCATTCCCATGATTATGTTTCAAAAAGGCTAGCCTTAGTTGGTGATGCTGCTCATACAGTGCACCCCTTGGCCGGTCAAGGTGTCAATTTGGGTTTTGGAGATGCAGCTGCCTTAGCAAAAGTTATTTCTGAAGGAGTTTCTGTTGGTGCTGATATTGGGGAT CTATCTTTGCTGAATCGGTATGAGACTGACCGCAAGGCTGCCAATATTGCGATGGCGGCAGTTCTAGATGGCTTCCAGAAGATGTACTCTGTCGATTTCGGACCCCTCAATGTTCTAAGAGCCGCTGCATTCCATGGTGCCCAGTACATATCACCACTGAAGAAGAACATAATATCTTACGCAATGGGCGACAGCAAATCGCCTCTGTTTTCATAA